The following coding sequences lie in one uncultured Mailhella sp. genomic window:
- a CDS encoding TAXI family TRAP transporter solute-binding subunit — MRKLLTAAVMMLSVTMLPFAGHAAEKTKLTAVSGPVSGGWYLGMGLVAKAFTDANPNYEVTMLPGSSMSNVALLEQRKADIGIGMHPTDLAAIEGRAPFKKTYSNISAIVNLNDTAPLHFVVTKESGITSIEQIVKQKMPIRLSHGAVGSSEHTYFGWVLEAYGASYKDIKSWGGKLYNNNFDDVVNMMKDGQLDAIVWVGPGESWFFTELVQSVDLVWLPIDKKVIDTVSKKFGLYPGTIPANLFKGHVGKNIDTVATCNEIIVRSDMDEDVAYNITKAFITNIDDIRKGNAAWANCSAEKAGLDTGAPLHPGAARYYKEAGLIK; from the coding sequence ATGCGTAAACTGTTGACTGCCGCCGTCATGATGCTCTCGGTCACCATGCTCCCGTTTGCCGGGCACGCAGCCGAAAAGACCAAGCTGACTGCCGTTTCCGGCCCCGTCTCCGGCGGCTGGTACCTTGGCATGGGGCTTGTGGCAAAGGCCTTCACGGATGCCAATCCGAACTATGAAGTGACCATGCTGCCCGGCAGCTCCATGTCGAACGTGGCCCTGCTGGAACAGAGAAAGGCAGATATCGGCATCGGCATGCATCCTACCGATCTTGCCGCCATCGAAGGTCGTGCCCCGTTCAAGAAGACCTATTCCAATATTTCCGCCATCGTCAATCTTAACGACACCGCGCCTCTGCATTTCGTCGTTACCAAGGAATCCGGCATTACCTCCATCGAGCAGATCGTGAAGCAGAAGATGCCCATCCGTCTGTCTCACGGCGCGGTTGGCAGCTCCGAACACACCTACTTCGGCTGGGTGCTTGAAGCCTACGGCGCCTCCTACAAGGACATCAAGAGCTGGGGCGGCAAGCTGTACAACAACAATTTCGACGACGTCGTCAACATGATGAAGGACGGCCAGCTCGACGCCATCGTCTGGGTCGGCCCCGGCGAATCCTGGTTCTTCACCGAACTCGTGCAGTCCGTGGATCTCGTGTGGCTGCCCATCGACAAGAAGGTCATCGACACCGTGTCCAAGAAGTTTGGTCTGTATCCCGGCACCATTCCCGCCAACCTGTTCAAGGGCCATGTCGGCAAGAATATCGACACCGTGGCCACCTGCAATGAAATCATTGTCCGTTCCGACATGGATGAAGATGTCGCCTACAACATCACCAAGGCCTTCATCACCAACATCGACGATATCCGCAAGGGCAATGCGGCCTGGGCCAACTGCTCGGCTGAAAAGGCCGGTCTGGACACCGGTGCTCCTCTGCATCCCGGCGCCGCCCGCTACTACAAGGAAGCCGGTCTGATCAAATAA
- a CDS encoding amidohydrolase family protein, which yields MIIDFRARPPYKSYLNLSLYKPWRPLPADPAEWGAFELGREPNVTADAHDMDAFIKEMDDNGIVKAVLMGRHADDFGVVDNKDLYELTQKYPGRFIPFAGIDPCDPDAVEEVERCLSQWGFKGISVDPGWLNPPLMGDDPVFTPIYDKCHELGGILVMSVSAALGPDLTYSDPVIVQHVANRYPDMKIVVAHACWPHVERMLAVAMRCPNVYLVPDCYVYIDCMPFADTYIEAANSFLKYRTIFGSTYPERSLKQTIEGWKKRPWDPEALELSLYGNAARLLGID from the coding sequence ATGATTATTGATTTCCGTGCCCGTCCTCCGTATAAGAGCTATCTTAATCTGAGCCTTTACAAGCCCTGGCGTCCGCTTCCTGCCGATCCTGCCGAATGGGGAGCCTTTGAGCTGGGCCGCGAACCCAACGTCACTGCCGACGCCCACGACATGGATGCCTTCATCAAGGAAATGGACGACAACGGCATCGTGAAGGCCGTGCTCATGGGGCGTCATGCCGACGACTTCGGCGTGGTGGACAACAAGGACCTGTATGAGCTGACGCAGAAGTATCCCGGTCGCTTCATTCCCTTCGCCGGCATTGATCCCTGTGATCCCGACGCCGTGGAAGAAGTGGAACGCTGCCTCTCGCAGTGGGGTTTCAAGGGCATCAGCGTCGATCCCGGCTGGCTCAATCCTCCGCTTATGGGCGACGATCCCGTCTTCACTCCCATTTATGACAAGTGCCACGAGCTCGGCGGCATTCTGGTCATGAGCGTGAGCGCGGCTCTCGGCCCGGATCTCACCTATTCCGATCCGGTCATCGTGCAGCACGTTGCCAACCGTTATCCCGACATGAAGATTGTTGTGGCTCATGCCTGCTGGCCTCATGTTGAACGCATGCTCGCCGTGGCCATGCGTTGCCCCAACGTGTATCTGGTGCCGGACTGCTATGTGTACATCGACTGCATGCCTTTTGCCGACACCTATATCGAAGCCGCGAACTCCTTCCTGAAGTATCGCACGATCTTCGGCAGCACCTATCCTGAACGCAGCCTCAAGCAGACTATTGAAGGCTGGAAAAAGCGTCCTTGGGATCCTGAAGCTCTGGAACTTTCCCTTTACGGAAACGCCGCCCGGCTTCTTGGCATAGACTGA
- a CDS encoding FAD-dependent oxidoreductase has protein sequence MSTPVSLTPLNIHTLSIRNRYVLPGMVTDMAVDGGYVTERLLAYYEERAKGGVGLIIVEATSIDQSGKTFLHGLDISDDRFIPGLRKLTDRVHAHGARIAIQLQHGGGRAHPEYSHMARRVFSVIPGVFEPDNAIILDEAEFSRLAEAWAQAAVRARKAGFDAVEIHGASGYLLEQSVSAFTNRRTDAYGGTLEKRLRFPAEVMRAVRRAVGDDFPILYRHTSIEDVPGGNGIDLDTTLALCETLADAGLNAVDITAGMQYCFELMTPPTCMPKAWNSATSRAVREKLGDRLKVILTGRISDPETAERVVSEGLADFVIMGRALIADSHLVEKFAAGREEEICPCVACGQGCVGNADKMVPITCALNPLSGNEASMPSVPAAEHPRRIVVVGAGPAGLMAAATAAERGHSVTLLERSEKAGGQINLAAIPPHKSDLLRIVRYFYGKAKRAGVDFRFSTEATVENVAALKPDAVVVAAGSRPVIPRFCASVPDAVTAQQVLLGAPCGEKVIVLGGGLIGCETAEFLAEQGKSVTIVEMQPQLAKDMEWCSRVLLMRRLKELNVECRAGNEIRSIGSDHAVTVRLPNGAEEVLEGFQSLVIAVGCRPDTELAGVLAGSLKCPCVSVGDCVKTAKIMDAVHSGFHAALVL, from the coding sequence ATGAGCACTCCTGTTTCGCTGACCCCTTTAAACATTCACACTCTTTCCATCCGAAACCGGTATGTCCTGCCCGGCATGGTGACGGACATGGCCGTGGACGGCGGATACGTTACGGAACGCCTGCTTGCCTACTACGAGGAACGGGCCAAAGGGGGAGTGGGACTGATAATTGTGGAAGCGACTTCCATTGACCAGTCTGGCAAGACGTTTCTTCATGGCCTTGACATCAGCGACGACCGTTTCATTCCCGGTCTTCGCAAGCTCACCGACCGGGTGCATGCCCACGGTGCGCGCATAGCCATACAGCTGCAGCACGGCGGTGGCCGGGCTCATCCCGAATATTCTCACATGGCGCGCCGGGTGTTCAGCGTCATTCCCGGCGTCTTTGAACCCGACAACGCTATCATTCTTGATGAAGCAGAGTTTTCCCGTCTGGCGGAAGCCTGGGCACAGGCCGCGGTGCGCGCTCGCAAGGCCGGATTCGATGCCGTGGAAATACACGGCGCGAGCGGATACCTGCTGGAACAGTCCGTGTCGGCGTTCACCAACAGGCGTACCGACGCCTACGGCGGCACGCTGGAAAAGCGTCTGCGTTTTCCTGCCGAAGTCATGCGCGCCGTTCGTCGCGCCGTAGGCGACGATTTTCCCATTCTTTATCGTCATACGTCCATTGAGGACGTGCCCGGCGGCAACGGCATAGATTTGGATACCACGCTGGCGTTGTGCGAAACTCTGGCCGACGCCGGTCTGAATGCCGTCGATATCACTGCGGGCATGCAGTATTGCTTCGAGCTCATGACGCCTCCAACCTGCATGCCCAAGGCATGGAACTCGGCCACGAGCCGAGCGGTCCGAGAGAAGCTGGGCGACAGGCTCAAGGTCATTCTCACCGGGCGCATTTCCGATCCGGAAACCGCGGAACGCGTGGTTTCCGAGGGGCTGGCGGATTTCGTCATCATGGGACGCGCCCTCATTGCCGATTCTCATCTGGTGGAAAAATTTGCTGCCGGCAGGGAAGAGGAAATCTGCCCCTGCGTCGCCTGCGGACAGGGATGTGTGGGCAATGCCGACAAGATGGTTCCCATCACCTGCGCGCTGAATCCTCTTTCCGGCAACGAGGCTTCTATGCCGTCTGTTCCCGCGGCGGAGCATCCGCGCCGCATAGTGGTGGTGGGAGCCGGACCTGCCGGGCTCATGGCGGCAGCCACGGCGGCGGAGCGCGGACACAGCGTCACGCTGCTTGAGCGTTCCGAAAAGGCAGGCGGTCAGATCAATCTTGCCGCCATTCCTCCGCATAAGAGCGATTTGCTTCGCATCGTCCGCTATTTCTACGGAAAGGCGAAGAGAGCTGGTGTGGACTTCCGCTTCTCCACGGAAGCGACGGTGGAAAATGTCGCCGCCCTGAAGCCCGACGCCGTGGTGGTGGCCGCGGGCAGCCGACCGGTGATTCCTCGTTTCTGCGCCTCCGTTCCCGATGCCGTGACGGCGCAGCAGGTTCTGCTCGGAGCCCCCTGCGGGGAAAAGGTGATCGTGCTCGGTGGCGGCCTCATCGGCTGTGAAACGGCGGAATTCCTTGCCGAGCAGGGAAAGTCGGTCACCATTGTGGAAATGCAGCCCCAGCTTGCCAAGGACATGGAGTGGTGCTCCCGTGTGCTTCTCATGCGCCGCTTGAAGGAGCTGAATGTGGAATGCCGCGCCGGCAACGAAATCCGCTCCATTGGTTCTGATCATGCTGTGACGGTGCGTCTGCCAAACGGCGCGGAAGAGGTGCTGGAAGGCTTCCAGAGCCTTGTCATCGCGGTGGGCTGTCGGCCCGATACGGAGCTGGCAGGAGTCTTGGCGGGGTCGCTGAAGTGTCCGTGCGTGTCGGTGGGAGATTGTGTGAAAACGGCCAAAATCATGGATGCCGTGCATAGCGGATTCCATGCAGCACTCGTCTTGTAA
- a CDS encoding amidohydrolase family protein: protein MLFDFRIRPPFKSFFTTGGMFGGHQGSHDPAYIDPYETGKDPIPSADKGDMDLFMQEMEANGIDKAGIIGRNCGPNGFVDNADIYEFIKKDPNRFFGFAGIDPNSPDAVDEVTRCIRDWGFRGISLEVGWCSPSLKPDDPIIDPVYEKVNELGGITLISLSFCYGPDLTYSDPITIQHVAKKYPNMKICVSHGGWPQVQSMLAVALRCPNVYLMPDCYLYIPGWPYAQDYVKAANTFLKYRTLYASAYPLRGFAQCYKGWCSQPFEPDALKANLYDNAARLLGL from the coding sequence ATGCTTTTTGATTTCCGTATCCGTCCTCCCTTCAAGAGCTTCTTTACCACCGGCGGCATGTTCGGCGGACATCAGGGTTCCCATGATCCCGCGTACATTGATCCTTATGAAACGGGCAAGGATCCCATTCCGTCGGCCGACAAGGGTGACATGGACCTGTTCATGCAGGAAATGGAGGCCAACGGCATCGACAAGGCCGGCATCATCGGCCGCAACTGCGGCCCCAACGGATTCGTGGACAATGCCGACATCTATGAATTCATCAAAAAGGATCCCAATCGTTTCTTCGGCTTCGCCGGCATTGATCCCAACAGTCCCGACGCTGTGGATGAAGTGACCCGCTGCATCAGAGACTGGGGCTTCCGCGGCATCAGCCTGGAAGTGGGCTGGTGCTCTCCCTCTCTGAAGCCTGACGATCCCATCATTGATCCCGTCTATGAGAAGGTCAACGAACTCGGCGGCATCACCCTGATTTCCCTGAGCTTCTGCTATGGTCCGGATCTGACTTATTCCGATCCCATCACCATTCAGCATGTGGCCAAGAAGTATCCGAACATGAAGATATGCGTATCGCACGGCGGCTGGCCGCAGGTTCAGAGCATGCTGGCCGTGGCTCTGCGCTGCCCCAACGTGTATCTCATGCCCGACTGCTATCTGTACATCCCCGGATGGCCCTATGCGCAGGACTATGTCAAGGCCGCCAACACCTTCCTGAAGTACCGCACGCTGTACGCCAGCGCCTATCCTCTGCGCGGCTTCGCTCAGTGCTACAAGGGATGGTGCAGTCAGCCTTTCGAGCCTGATGCGCTCAAGGCCAATCTGTATGACAATGCGGCTCGTCTGCTTGGCCTGTAA
- a CDS encoding EamA family transporter, which produces MPKKSVSPLKVCLCLALLYFSWGGSFLGTKFVLTSFPPIFQGGIRLCTAGALLLFVLSFTSHGRISGLKELFHYWNMAFFIMFLNNVFQALGQQSVPSGVAAMLYGSIPLAMVLGGWLMLGDNRPSLLQCVGIAGATMGMALLSFGGNDDQQADISLSGVLLLMVGVLSFVLGSLYARYFLQNSRLSLFSSVALVMFFGGVQSLAASWIMGEKVNLDAVTPEAWYGMIFLTLFTSILGYGCYYWLLANTRTIVAVSFAYIDPVIAVVLGALFAGEAVTLRIVFACALIVGAVVCVFSNSTGQGSSSRSRKRALKNVPIRTARTNNL; this is translated from the coding sequence ATGCCGAAGAAATCAGTGTCTCCTCTGAAAGTATGCCTTTGTTTGGCCCTGCTGTACTTTTCCTGGGGGGGAAGTTTTTTAGGTACGAAGTTTGTGCTGACGAGTTTTCCGCCGATTTTTCAAGGTGGAATTCGGCTGTGTACCGCCGGAGCTCTGCTTCTCTTTGTGCTTTCTTTTACCAGTCACGGCAGAATTTCCGGTCTGAAGGAGCTGTTCCATTACTGGAACATGGCTTTCTTCATCATGTTTCTTAACAATGTTTTTCAGGCTTTGGGACAGCAGAGCGTCCCCTCCGGTGTAGCCGCCATGCTTTACGGCAGCATTCCTCTGGCCATGGTTCTGGGCGGCTGGCTGATGCTGGGAGATAACAGACCATCCCTGCTTCAATGCGTGGGCATCGCAGGAGCTACCATGGGGATGGCGCTGCTTTCCTTCGGGGGAAACGACGATCAGCAGGCCGACATTTCTCTTTCCGGCGTGCTGCTGCTTATGGTGGGTGTGCTCAGTTTCGTTCTGGGGTCTCTGTACGCCAGATATTTTCTCCAGAATTCCAGGCTTTCTCTGTTCAGCAGCGTTGCACTGGTCATGTTCTTTGGCGGCGTGCAGTCGCTGGCGGCAAGCTGGATTATGGGAGAAAAGGTGAATTTGGATGCCGTAACGCCCGAAGCCTGGTATGGCATGATTTTCCTGACGCTGTTTACCAGCATTCTGGGATACGGCTGTTATTACTGGCTGCTGGCCAATACGCGGACCATTGTTGCTGTTTCTTTTGCCTACATTGATCCCGTTATTGCCGTGGTGCTGGGCGCACTTTTTGCCGGAGAAGCCGTAACCCTGCGTATCGTGTTTGCCTGCGCGCTGATCGTTGGCGCCGTAGTGTGCGTTTTTTCCAACAGCACCGGTCAAGGTTCCTCATCCCGGTCCCGCAAAAGAGCGTTGAAGAACGTGCCGATTCGGACCGCAAGGACAAACAATCTATAA
- a CDS encoding pyridoxal phosphate-dependent aminotransferase — protein sequence MSNNAPIAQADRMVNAPLSKIREVIAYAGKLEAQGKRIVHLEIGEPDFNTPDHIVRACKKAMDEGKMHYGPVTGIAELRAAVAAHYNKLYGSSYTPDEVIITTGVEQGIFLSMNAYLNPGDEILVPDPGYLCYFTLPHIAGAEAVSYPLDEKDDFQLKAEELEKLVTPRTKAILLNSPSNPCGSMLDESSLRIVADLAERHNLLVISDEVYADMVYGGKKYCSAASLPSLKKRLIVLHGFSKYFAMTGWRLGYLLCDRALIDPLMRLNFYNLSCPNTFIQYAGLAALTEDDAPSRAMIREYENRRNYMVEALNTLPGCSCRMPDGAFYIFMNIVNTGMTADEFCRLMIDEAGVSLTPGHVFGSMGKDFVRVSYANSMENLKLAVSLMRECLEKKGVAK from the coding sequence ATGTCCAATAATGCTCCCATTGCTCAGGCTGACAGAATGGTCAACGCTCCGCTTTCCAAGATCCGCGAGGTCATTGCCTATGCCGGCAAGTTGGAAGCGCAGGGGAAGAGAATCGTTCATCTGGAAATCGGCGAACCGGACTTCAATACGCCTGATCACATCGTCCGCGCCTGCAAGAAGGCCATGGATGAAGGAAAGATGCACTACGGACCGGTGACCGGCATAGCCGAACTCCGGGCTGCCGTGGCAGCGCATTACAATAAGCTGTACGGAAGCAGCTATACTCCTGATGAGGTCATCATCACCACGGGCGTGGAACAGGGGATATTTCTGTCGATGAACGCCTATCTGAATCCGGGCGACGAAATCCTGGTTCCTGATCCCGGATATCTTTGCTATTTTACGCTGCCTCATATTGCCGGGGCAGAAGCCGTTTCCTATCCGCTTGATGAGAAGGATGACTTTCAGCTGAAGGCGGAAGAGCTGGAAAAGCTGGTTACGCCGCGCACCAAGGCCATTCTGCTCAATTCGCCTTCCAATCCCTGCGGCTCCATGCTGGACGAGAGCTCCCTGCGCATTGTGGCGGATCTGGCCGAACGGCATAATCTGCTTGTGATATCCGATGAAGTGTATGCCGACATGGTGTACGGCGGAAAGAAATACTGCAGCGCTGCGTCTCTGCCTTCTCTGAAGAAGCGTCTTATTGTGCTGCATGGTTTTTCCAAGTATTTCGCTATGACGGGCTGGCGTCTGGGGTATCTCTTGTGCGACCGCGCTCTGATCGATCCTCTTATGCGTCTGAACTTCTACAATCTGTCGTGCCCGAATACGTTCATTCAGTATGCAGGTCTTGCAGCGCTCACGGAAGATGATGCCCCGTCCCGCGCCATGATCCGGGAATATGAGAATCGCCGCAACTACATGGTGGAAGCCCTCAACACCTTGCCCGGCTGCTCCTGCCGCATGCCCGACGGCGCGTTCTACATCTTTATGAATATCGTGAACACCGGAATGACGGCGGATGAGTTCTGCCGTCTCATGATCGATGAGGCCGGTGTATCGTTGACTCCCGGACATGTGTTCGGCTCCATGGGCAAGGACTTTGTGCGCGTGTCCTACGCCAATTCCATGGAAAATCTGAAGCTCGCCGTGTCGCTCATGCGTGAATGCCTGGAAAAGAAAGGAGTAGCAAAATGA
- a CDS encoding aldolase/citrate lyase family protein codes for MSMFSRKLQEGQGVIGTFCHLGGAPVAECLSLSGLDYVIIDTEHGPFTEESVGEMIRAIQLHAAEPFVRVRDSSRAAVLHALDLGARGIIVPNVQSVEEAASLVEYAKFYPRGSRGFAFSRSASFGFAEGLGNIQEYFNKTNEYTLLLPQCETKGALESIEDIVALDGIDGIFVGPYDLSVALGMPAQFDAPAFRQALERVLNACKSHGKLAFLYANSMAEARRSFEQGYQGAAIGVDTAFLVAGIKRMLSE; via the coding sequence ATGAGCATGTTTTCCCGCAAGCTTCAGGAAGGGCAGGGCGTCATAGGAACTTTCTGTCATCTCGGCGGAGCGCCTGTTGCGGAATGCCTGAGTCTGTCCGGTCTGGATTACGTCATCATTGATACGGAACATGGTCCTTTCACAGAAGAAAGCGTAGGCGAAATGATTCGCGCCATACAGCTGCATGCGGCCGAACCCTTCGTGAGGGTGAGAGACTCATCCCGGGCCGCGGTGCTGCATGCGCTCGATCTCGGTGCAAGAGGCATCATTGTGCCCAATGTGCAATCCGTGGAAGAGGCGGCCTCGCTGGTGGAATATGCCAAGTTTTATCCCAGAGGCTCCCGGGGATTCGCCTTTTCCAGAAGTGCATCCTTCGGTTTCGCCGAAGGGCTCGGCAATATTCAGGAATACTTCAATAAAACCAACGAATATACGCTTCTTCTGCCCCAGTGTGAAACAAAGGGCGCACTGGAGAGCATCGAAGACATTGTTGCCCTCGACGGCATAGACGGCATCTTTGTGGGCCCGTATGATCTTTCCGTGGCGCTTGGCATGCCTGCGCAGTTTGATGCTCCGGCTTTTCGTCAGGCCTTGGAACGCGTGCTCAATGCCTGCAAGAGTCATGGGAAGCTTGCCTTCCTGTATGCAAACTCCATGGCGGAAGCCAGACGCAGTTTCGAGCAGGGATATCAGGGAGCGGCGATAGGCGTAGATACCGCCTTCCTTGTGGCGGGGATCAAGCGCATGCTGAGTGAATAG